In Caldisalinibacter kiritimatiensis, the following proteins share a genomic window:
- a CDS encoding transposase: protein MLSAFILKSILSIPSTKLLISFLNISSEMRSFCGFNKVPHKSQFSRFKSDFLDDLRDLFHALVDITEDMAKEVNPFLSSILITDTTGFEPYVKENNPKFYQSQLRKAKSYAKKIKK from the coding sequence ATGCTTTCAGCTTTTATTCTTAAAAGTATTCTATCTATTCCTTCTACTAAACTTTTAATTTCTTTTTTAAATATTTCTTCTGAAATGCGTAGCTTCTGTGGTTTTAATAAGGTTCCTCATAAATCTCAATTTTCAAGATTTAAATCTGACTTTCTCGATGATTTAAGAGATTTATTTCATGCTCTTGTTGATATTACTGAAGATATGGCTAAGGAAGTTAATCCTTTTTTATCTTCTATCCTTATTACTGATACTACTGGTTTTGAACCTTATGTTAAGGAAAATAATCCTAAGTTTTATCAATCTCAGCTTAGAAAAGCTAAGTCTTATGCTAAAAAAATTAAAAAATGA